In the Leishmania donovani BPK282A1 complete genome, chromosome 31 genome, one interval contains:
- a CDS encoding phosphatidylethanolaminen-methyltransferase-lik e protein produces MPAASRIHYRSIGTAAVAIAGLPTVWNMVARNEYRRHTIEKAVGGKRLGAYALAAAIVVASGARDYAFRNAMAQNPCPLLPILCTQALGPENAGVVRGVMRGVGAALMATGTTLVVSSFLRLGITGTYLGDYFGILMDERVTAFPFSHFDNPMYLGATLNFLAASIAQNNAVGTLLTGLVGLVYHVSAKYFENPFTEMIYRKRAEDRAAAGVSASVRKQ; encoded by the coding sequence ATGCCGGCAGCGAGTCGCATCCACTACCGCTCCATCGGCACAGCGGCTGTTGCGATTGCGGGGTTGCCGACAGTGTGGAACATGGTTGCCCGTAATGAGTACCGCCGTCACACGATCGAGAAGGCGGTGGGTGGCAAGAGGTTGGGCGCCTACGCCttggcggccgccatcgTTGTCGCCAGCGGTGCGCGCGACTACGCGTTTCGCAACGCTATGGCGCAGAACCCGTGCCCGCTCCTCCCTATCCTCTGCACGCAAGCCCTTGGTCCTGAAAACGCAGGTGTCGTGCGCGGCGTCATGAggggcgtcggcgctgcactGATGGCGACAGGCACGACGCTTGTCGTATCGTCGTTCCTCCGACTCGGCATCACGGGTACGTATCTCGGCGACTACTTTGGCATCTTGATGGACGAGCGCGTAACGGCCTTTCCCTTTAGCCACTTCGACAACCCCATGTACCTCGGCGCCACGCTAAACTTCCTGGCCGCCTCCATTGCCCAAAACAACGCCGTCGGGACACTGCTGACAGGCTTGGTGGGGCTGGTGTATCATGTATCGGCCAAATACTTTGAGAACCCCTTCACTGAAATGATCTACCGAAAGCGCGCGGAGGACCGGGCAGCCGCTGGCGTATCTGCCTCGGTGAGGAAGCAGTAA
- a CDS encoding 3'-nucleotidase/nuclease, putative, producing MADAARTAALYAAVVLVLLCAVALPSAA from the coding sequence ATGGCTGACGCAGCCCGAACAGCGGCGCTCTACGCCGCGGTGGTCCTGGTCCTCCTCTGTGCCGTCGCGCTTCCGTCTGCGGCATGA
- a CDS encoding aminopeptidase, putative, whose amino-acid sequence MDPSACIWNPIQCTLQLVFSRPSSGAAIRAGSAYHGTSVIRYRREPYRDTADSAAGAASSCATFSSEGNSEYDDFLRHRRVIAEKNALHLHALTTAGGIYKDAKVLDVQSYQVRCVSASNEAAAAVLKVVSVEQEDAGAASADSSFSGGAAKRKGSSKVRKGGGAAVVEHDAQTSDDSRAPAAVDWGSKLILFEGAGSLPPFSEVDLTTQFVGRVQSFDCGGIYAACGIGSNPGTEDVPLLTHFEVRFARCAFPAPDDPQYRLDWQLKSIQVPSSFRTILTNGEERGRKELAAQQAVQVSFSPCGPLPAYVFSFACFPGLAKPESTSATGDGLEVVEGGVDIPKFAGDIASGVSHTSNVSYTLVPVRVLARRQARIATATLERVLRLTIEAVTALQQLFQCPLPLLQCEHLDVLLGPTMPYISGMEHHCSIILNEAIYQPGKKTAAAGGGSADRTAEVEQTELIVHELAHHWVGNAVGLPFAVKEGICQVIEQCLGDTLLGKPMRTYKADSSGSTKPESSSPCSSTATLPKSAIRASEKGREFTGTSYQHAFRAVKRLVAAHGFDHFAACLRQLMHVHVVVPAIAVEESGGIQVLRCIHADVASPPYLSTEQFLRTVESAL is encoded by the coding sequence ATGGATCCATCAGCGTGCATATGGAACCCTATCCAGTGCACTTTGCAGCTCGTCTTCAGCCgccccagcagcggcgcggcgatTCGAGCTGGCTCCGCCTACCACGGCACGTCCGTCATCCGCTACCGACGCGAGCCGTATCGGGACACAGCAGACAGCGCCGCGGGAGCTGCTAGCTCTTGTGCTACTTTTTCCTCTGAAGGCAACTCCGAGTACGACGACTTcctgcggcaccgtcgcgtgATAGCCGAGAAAAACGCCCTGCACCTTCACGCACTCACCACGGCTGGCGGTATATACAAGGACGCCAAGGTGCTCGATGTCCAGTCCTACCAGGTGAGGTGCGTCTCGGCCTCTAATgaagcggccgcggcagtgCTCAAGGTTGTGTCCGTCGAGCAGGAGGATGCTGGTGCGGCATCAGCGGacagcagcttcagcggtggagctgcgAAAAGGAAGGGAAGCTCCAAGGTTCGGAAAgggggcggcgcggctgttGTGGAACACGATGCGCAGACGTCTGACGACTCGCGCGCACCCGCCGCAGTGGACTGGGGATCTAAGCTGATCCTATTTGAAGGCGCCGGCAGCTTACCCCCGTTCTCTGAAGTGGATCTGACAACTCAGTTTGTTGGCAGAGTTCAGTCTTTTGACTGTGGCGGCATCTACGCCGCCTGCGGGATCGGTAGCAATCCCGGCACCGAGGATGTACCCCTACTCACACATTTTGAGGTGCGCTTCGCCCGGTGCGCGTTTCCGGCCCCCGACGACCCGCAGTACCGCCTCGACTGGCAGCTCAAGAGTATCCAGGTGCCTAGTAGCTTTCGCACCATCTTGACGAACGGCGAGGAGCGCGGCCGCAAGGAactggcggcgcagcaggcggtgcaggtGAGCTTTTCGCCGTGCGGCCCGCTACCCGCGTACGTCTTCTCGTTTGCGTGCTTCCCAGGCCTTGCTAAGCCGGAGAGCACATCCGCAACTGGCGATGGGCTGGAGGTGGTAGAGGGAGGCGTGGACATCCCGAAGTTTGCCGGTGACATTGCGAGCGGCGTCAGCCACACCAGTAACGTGTCCTACACACTCGTCCCCGTCCGTGTACTGGCGCGACGACAAGCGCGAATCGCTACGGCAACCCTCGAGCGCGTCTTACGCCTCACCATCGAGGCTGTCAcagcgctccagcagctcttTCAGTGCCCGCTACCGCTCCTTCAGTGCGAGCACCTGGACGTCCTTCTTGGTCCAACAATGCCGTATATCTCTGGTATGGAGCACCACTGCTCGATTATTCTCAACGAGGCCATCTACCAGCCAGGCAAGAaaactgctgccgctggtggaggAAGTGCGGACCGTACCGCCGAGGTGGAACAGACAGAGCTCATTGTGCACGAGCTGGCACACCACTGGGTAGGAAACGCCGTGGGACTGCCGTTTGCCGTGAAGGAGGGCATCTGCCAGGTGATCGAGCAGTGCCTCGGCGACACGCTACTGGGCAAGCCTATGCGCACGTACAAGgcagacagcagcggcagcacaaaGCCGGAGAGCTCGTCGCCCTGCTCCTCGACTGCTACGCTGCCGAAGAGCGCCATTCGGGCCTCTGAGAAAGGCCGCGAGTTCACAGGCACCTCGTACCAGCACGCATTCCGCGCTGTTAAGCGACTGGTCGCCGCTCACGGGTTTGACCACTTTGCCGCGTGCCTGCGACAGCTCATGCACGTGCATGTCGTTGTTCCAGCCATCGCAGTCGAGGAGAGCGGCGGAATTcaggtgctgcggtgcaTCCATGCTGACgtcgcctctcctccgtACCTAAGCACGGAGCAGTTTCTGCGCACCGTGGAGAGCGCGTTGTGA
- a CDS encoding ADP-ribosylation factor, putative produces the protein MGQWLASAFSSLMGKKEVRIVMVGLDAAGKTTIIYKLKLGEVVTTTPTIGFNVETVEYKNLKFTMWDVGGQQKLRSLWHYYYQGSNGVIFVVDSNDPERMMLAKEELDKILAEEELRNAVLLVFANKQDLPNALTTTQITEKLGLYNVRNRRWYIQGCCATTAQGLYEGLDWLSNNISATMQ, from the coding sequence ATGGGACAGTGGCTGGCCTCCGCCTTCAGCTCCCTTATGGGCAAGAAGGAGGTGCGGATTGTCATGGTCGGTCTAGACGCAGCCGGCAAGACCACCATCATCTACAAGCTGAAGTTGGGCGAGGTTGTGACAACGACGCCGACCATCGGCTTCAACGTTGAGACGGTTGAGTATAAGAACTTGAAGTTCACCATGTGGGATGTAGGCGGTCAGCAGAAGCTGCGCTCGCTCTGGCATTACTACTACCAGGGCTCCAACGGCGTCATCTTCGTTGTGGACAGCAACGATCCGGAGCGCATGATGCTGGCGAAGGAAGAGCTGGACAAGATCttggccgaggaggagctgcgtaATGCAGTGCTGCTCGTGTTCGCCAACAAGCAAGATCTGCCGAACGCGCTGACAACGACGCAGATTACGGAGAAGCTTGGCCTGTACAACGTCCGCAATCGCCGGTGGTACATACAggggtgctgcgccacgacggcgcaAGGCCTCTACGAAGGTCTCGACTGGCTGTCCAACAACATCTCTGCGACCATGCAATAA
- a CDS encoding 3,2-trans-enoyl-CoA isomerase, mitochondrial precursor, putative → MRRAISSTLTRGARTLGVKPGLFQLTQYRFQSQPPPGVPQGRHQDTNAAPAGSKRSDDAQPEFEPPKKPTEVPKFVRINTNEKGITNVQLARAPVNSMSLELFQELNQWMLWLGSNEETKAVIISSAIPTVFSAGLDLVEVHNPKPDRIAVFWQSFQEMWLIFNSFPKPIIAAITGNSPAGGCIIAMGCDYRLMARGPKDNTNNNRLYRIGLNETKLGLVAPPWVMPAYAYLLGSRQAERMLQLGETPVADDARNLGLIDEVAADEESTIEAAYQQAERFLSVPQQSRWMARDMMRREYLQMLASDEERNYDTEFFTQFVQSPEVQKNLESYLERLKSRSRK, encoded by the coding sequence ATGCGCCGCGCCATATCGTCCACTCTCACCCGTGGCGCCCGCACTCTTGGCGTCAAGCCGGGGCTGTTTCAGCTCACGCAGTACCGCTTCCAGTCGCAGCCACCGCCTGGTGTGCCGCAGGGCCGGCATCAAGACACGAATGCCGCTCCTGCGGGATCGaagcgcagcgacgacgcgcagCCAGAGTTCGAGCCCCCGAAGAAGCCGACAGAGGTGCCCAAGTTTGTGAGAATCAACACAAATGAGAAGGGCATCACAAACGTGCAGCTGGCCCGTGCCCCGGTGAACTCGATGAGCCTGGAGCTCTTCCAGGAGCTGAACCAGTGGATGCTGTGGCTTGGAAGCAACGAGGAGACGAAGGCTGTGATCATCTCCTCTGCGATTCCGACAGTCTTCTCTGCTGGACTGGACCTCGTCGAGGTGCATAACCCGAAGCCGGATCGCATCGCGGTCTTCTGGCAGAGCTTCCAGGAGATGTGGCTCATCTTCAACTCTTTCCCCAAGCCAATCATCGCGGCCATTACCGGCAACTCACCGGCGGGGGGCTGTATCATCGCGATGGGCTGCGACTACCGTTTGATGGCTCGCGGGCCGAAGGACAACACGAACAACAACCGGCTCTACCGCATCGGTCTTAACGAGACGAAACTAGGACTCGTCGCCCCGCCGTGGGTGATGCCAGCCTATGCCTACCTGCTGGGCTCGCGCCAGGCGGAGCGGATGCTGCAGCTGGGCGAGACACCCGTGGCCGACGATGCGCGAAACCTCGGGCTCATTGATGAGGTGGCCGCCGATGAAGAAAGCACAATCGAAGCGGCCTACCAGCAGGCGGAACGCTTTCTCAgcgtgccgcagcagtcTCGGTGGATGGCCCGTGATATGATGCGACGCGAGTACTTGCAGATGCTTGCTTCGGACGAAGAGCGCAACTACGATACAGAGTTTTTCACGCAATTTGTGCAGAGCCCTGAGGTGCAGAAGAACCTTGAAAGCTACCTGGAACGCCTCAAGAGCCGCTCTCGTAAGTAA
- a CDS encoding 3'-nucleotidase/nuclease precursor, putative: MARARFLQLLLVTLTLLSTAALPVSAWWSKGHMSVALIAKRHMGASLVEKAELAAKVLSFSGPYPKSPDMVQTAPWADDIKTIGLKTLSTWHYITTPYYTDEDFTLDVSPVQTVNVASVIPMLQTAIEKPTANSDVIVQSLALLLHFMGDIHQPLHNVNLFSNQYPESDLGGNKQLVVIDSKGTKMLLHAYWDSMAEGKSGEDVPRPLSEADYDDLNNFADYLEATYASTLTDKEKNLVDTTEISKETFDLALKYAYPGADNGATLSDEYKTNAKKISERQVLLAGYRLAKMLNTTLKSVSMDTILQGLKSIQSEVDTENKAEVHNHYDQKGISAAVTAIVAVALFIAGIIIATLVVLALKCYLPKRDRFGSYEHVAL; this comes from the coding sequence ATGGCTCGAGCTCGTTTCCTTCAGCTTCTGCTGGTGACGCTGACGCTCCTCAGTACTGCTGCACTCCCTGTCAGCGCGTGGTGGAGCAAGGGCCACATGTCCGTGGCGCTCATTGCGAAACGCCACATGGGTGCGTCTCTCGTTGAAAAAGCTGAGCTGGCTGCTAAGGTGCTGTCCTTCTCTGGACCCTATCCAAAAAGCCCAGACATGGTGCAGACCGCACCGTGGGCGGATGACATCAAGACGATCGGCCTCAAAACACTGTCGACGTGGCACTACATCACGACGCCGTACTACACGGACGAAGACTTCACCTTGGATGTCAGCCCCGTACAGACGGTGAACGTCGCCTCTGTCATCCCGATGCTGCAGACGGCGATCGAAAAACCCACGGCCAACTCCGACGTTATCGTCCAGTCGCTGGCGCTCTTGCTACACTTTATGGGCGACATCCACCAGCCACTGCACAACGTCAACCTCTTCTCTAACCAGTACCCGGAAAGCGACCTCGGCGGCAACAAGCAGCTCGTCGTTATCGACTCCAAGGGAACCaagatgctgctgcacgcgtaCTGGGACTCGATGGCGGAGGGCAAATCTGGTGAGGATGTGCCGCGCCCGTTGAGCGAGGCCGACTACGACGACCTAAACAACTTTGCCGACTATCTGGAAGCAACGTACGCGAGCACGCTGACGGATAAGGAGAAGAATCTCGTGGATACTACGGAGATATCCAAGGAGACCTTCGACCTGGCGCTCAAGTACGCCTACCCCGGCGCCGACAATGGCGCCACGCTCTCTGACGAGTACAAGACGAACGCCAAGAAGATCTCGGAGCGTCAGGTGCTGCTTGCCGGCTACCGCCTGGCCAAGATGCTGAACACGACGCTGAAGTCAGTGAGCATGGACACTATTCTGCAGGGCCTCAAGAGCATCCAAAGCGAAGTGGACACGGAAAACAAGGCTGAGGTGCACAACCACTACGATCAGAAAGGcatcagcgctgctgtgACGGCGATTGTCGCCGTGGCACTCTTCATCGCCGGCATTATCATCGCCACCCTGGTGGTCCTGGCCCTCAAGTGCTACCTGCCGAAGCGCGACCGCTTTGGTTCCTATGAGCACGTCGCCCTCTAG